In Vibrio alginolyticus NBRC 15630 = ATCC 17749, the sequence GCATTTGATGCTGTTCTCGACAATATTATTCTTCGTCCCAAAACACCATACAATCGTATTTTTGTCGTATCTGCATACGGTGGTATGACCGATGCGCTGCTCGAGTGTAAAAAAACCAGTAAACCAGGCGTTTATCAGCTTATCGCGAAACGCGACGACAAATGGGAAGAAGCGTTAGCGTACGTTGAAAGCCGTATGTTGCTGACCAATGAAAATATTTTTGCGGACCCAATGAATCGTATCCGTGCGGATAAATTCATTCGCTCCCGCATTGCTGAAGCGAAAAACTGTATCGCGAATATTTTAGAAACCTGTCAGTACGGTCAATTTTCGTTGCGCCAGTACTTGCCTCAAATTCGAGAGTTTCTCTCGTCTATCGGTGAGGCACATAGTGCTTACAACACAGCACTAAAACTAAAAAATATGGGTATTAACGCTAAGTTCGTTGACCTGTCTGGTTGGGATAATCAAGCGCCAAGAAGCCTTGATGAGTCGATCAGTGACGCGTTTGCTGATATCGATGTATCAAAAGAACTGCCAATCGTGACAGGTTATGCTTACTGTAAAGAGGGCCTAATGCACACTTATGACCGAGGTTATAGTGAGATGACATTTAGCCGAATTGCAGCAATAACAAAAGCGGATTTAGCAGTAATTCACAAAGAGTACCACTTGAGCTCAGCAGACCCACGCGTTGTTGGCCCTGAAAAAGTATTACCAATTGGTAGTACAAACTATGACGTAGCAGACCAACTTGCTAACCTTGGCATGGAAGCGATTCACCCAAATGCCGCTGCGGGTTTACGTGAAAGTGGTATTGAGCTACAGATTAAAAATACATTCGAACCTGAACACGAAGGTACTTTGATCTCTTCAAGCTACCGCCCAGAAGAAGACAAAGTCGAGATCATCGCAGGTAAAGAAAAAGTATTTGCACTGCATTTGTTTGACCAAGCAATGGTAGGAAAAGCCGATAACGTTAGTTACGAATTGATGGAAATCATCTCCGATGCTCGTGTAAGTTTGGTTGGTAAAGAGATGAACGCTAACTCTATTACTTACTATCTAGGTGGCAGTACTGATAGCTTAAACAAAGTATTGTATAAAGCCGAGAAACGTTATCCGAATGCCTCGATTAAAGGTCGTATGGTCGCGCTTATCTCAGCCATCGGTTCTCAAATTGATACCAACAAGACGTTGGCGAAAGGTGTGCTTGCATTGATGAATAATGGCGTTACGCCAGTTGCACTGCACTCATCATTGAGAAATGTAAATGTTCAATTTGTTGTCGGTGATAAGGAATACCAGCACGCGATTTGCGCATTGCATGATGAGTTTTTCCAAAGTAGCAGTGTAGCTAAATCGGTTAATGTGGCTTAGTTTATCCACGGTTAAAATACAAAGGAGAGCAGGTTAGCTCTCCTTTTTTTGTTTTCAGCCCTAAACCACCTACTTCAGTAGGTGGTTATCATCCGTTTCGGCTTTGCCTGTAAAACTACTCATGCTAAATGCGTCTTTGATTTTTCCAGAAGTCAAAGAGGACAAATAACATGAGTAGATACAATCAAGCTTCCCACGTATTTTGGCGTTGTCAATACCATATAGTGTGGACGCCAAAGTATCGATTTAGGATCTTGAAGAACAATATAGGTAAAGAAGTTTATCGATGTATTTATGTTTACTGTAATCAACTTGGATGTGAAGTCGTAGAGCTAAACGTACAAGTTGACCACGTACATTTAGTTGTAAAGGTCCCACCAAAGCTTTCGATATCCAAGTTGATGGGGGTATTGAAAGGCAAAATAGCCTTAAAGCTATTTAGCAAGTTTCCTCACCTTAGGAAGAACAGGCTTTGGGGTAATCACTTTTGGCAAAGAGGCTATTT encodes:
- a CDS encoding aspartate kinase, with translation MTFTVEKIGGTSMTAFDAVLDNIILRPKTPYNRIFVVSAYGGMTDALLECKKTSKPGVYQLIAKRDDKWEEALAYVESRMLLTNENIFADPMNRIRADKFIRSRIAEAKNCIANILETCQYGQFSLRQYLPQIREFLSSIGEAHSAYNTALKLKNMGINAKFVDLSGWDNQAPRSLDESISDAFADIDVSKELPIVTGYAYCKEGLMHTYDRGYSEMTFSRIAAITKADLAVIHKEYHLSSADPRVVGPEKVLPIGSTNYDVADQLANLGMEAIHPNAAAGLRESGIELQIKNTFEPEHEGTLISSSYRPEEDKVEIIAGKEKVFALHLFDQAMVGKADNVSYELMEIISDARVSLVGKEMNANSITYYLGGSTDSLNKVLYKAEKRYPNASIKGRMVALISAIGSQIDTNKTLAKGVLALMNNGVTPVALHSSLRNVNVQFVVGDKEYQHAICALHDEFFQSSSVAKSVNVA
- the tnpA gene encoding IS200/IS605 family transposase, yielding MSRYNQASHVFWRCQYHIVWTPKYRFRILKNNIGKEVYRCIYVYCNQLGCEVVELNVQVDHVHLVVKVPPKLSISKLMGVLKGKIALKLFSKFPHLRKNRLWGNHFWQRGYFVDSVGINEEIIRRYVRHQEKQERVEQQQLALD